From a single Nicotiana tomentosiformis chromosome 2, ASM39032v3, whole genome shotgun sequence genomic region:
- the LOC138905376 gene encoding uncharacterized protein — protein MGSPDVSSTSTVDGFDDFTVPPSHLFYVHSSDNPGTHLVSPPFDGSGFVIWRKNMLTALFAKNKLGLITGRVPKPQFHSPYYQFWERCNDMVIAWITNSLSRDIANSLMCFDNTRDTWADINKRFGTSNGSKYIQIQREVSVTSKGSLDIATYFTKLRGLWDELSTAYVGLVCSCGALPKFIEEQKIYQFLSGLNESYSTYKSNILMMPSLPSLSKAYFMLQHDEKQKETSAPLPSFSNDSASFNVSTGHMNNHKAFH, from the coding sequence ATGGGTAGTCCTGATGTTAGCTCAACTTCTACTGTTGATGGGTTTGATGACTTTACTGTTCCCCCTTCTCACTTATTTTATGTTCATTCCTCGGATAATCCAGGTACTCATCTGGTATCCCCACCTTTTGATGGTAGTGGTTTTGTTATTTGGCGTAAAAACATGTTGACTGCATTGTTTGCTAAAAACAAGTTAGGTCTTATAACTGGTAGAGTCCCAAAGCCCCAATTCCATTCCCCATACTATCAGTTTTGGGAACGATGTAATGACATGGTCATTGCATGGATAACAAATTCATTGTCTAGAGATATAGCCAATAGTTTGATGTGTTTTGATAATACCAGGGATACGTGGGCTGATATTAATAAAAGGTTTGGTACCTCAAATGGCTCCAAATATATTCAAATTCAGAGGGAAGTTAGTGTTACATCTAAGGGATCTTTGGACATTGCCACTTATTTCACCAAACTAAGGGGTCTTTGGGATGAACTTAGTACTGCATATGTAGGACTAGTTTGTTCTTGTGGAGCTTTGCCTAAATTCATTGAAGAACAAAAAATCTACCAATTTCTTAGTGGGTTAAATGAGTCCTACTCTACATACAAAAGCAATATCCTGATGATGCCATCTCTCCCTTCTTTGAGCAAAGCCTATTTCATGCTTCAACATGATGAGAAGCAAAAAGAAACTTCTGCTCCTCTTCCCAGCTTCTCTAATGATTCTGCTTCGTTCAATGTTTCAACTGGACATATGAATAATCATAAGGCTTTCCATTAA